In a single window of the Spirochaetaceae bacterium genome:
- a CDS encoding Rpn family recombination-promoting nuclease/putative transposase — MPDLPPATPHDALFRALLADPGRAETLVREYLPPAVAAELSDAPIRLVDASFVDAVLHQSHSDRLFEARLKDGGSAFVYVLLEHKAAPDPGTPLQMLGYMVRIWQRYAEDRASRLRALPPIVPLIFYHGRERWSGALSVAEMIAGEGELAAFARRLCCVLHDLGQRPLAALSGDPAVWSGLAALVMAFRGQPEEGVLRRILSGAPDESELELQVLSYIVRTYELSPAVLETAARAAKPQRWEALMSTVAEAWMREGKAQGRAEGKAEGKAETLLRLLQRRFGPVAESARARVADGSAAEIDAWFDALLDAHSLTEVFDAQPH, encoded by the coding sequence GTGCCCGATCTGCCACCTGCCACGCCGCACGATGCGCTGTTCCGAGCGTTGCTCGCAGACCCCGGACGGGCCGAGACGCTGGTACGCGAGTATCTGCCTCCCGCGGTGGCTGCGGAACTATCGGACGCCCCGATCCGCCTGGTCGATGCGAGCTTCGTGGATGCGGTGCTGCACCAGAGCCACAGCGACCGGCTGTTCGAGGCGCGTCTGAAGGACGGCGGCAGCGCATTTGTTTACGTGCTGCTGGAGCACAAGGCGGCGCCCGATCCGGGTACCCCGTTGCAGATGCTGGGCTACATGGTGCGCATCTGGCAGCGCTATGCCGAGGACCGCGCATCGCGCCTGCGGGCGCTGCCGCCGATCGTGCCGCTGATTTTCTACCATGGCCGCGAGCGCTGGAGCGGGGCGCTGTCGGTGGCGGAGATGATCGCGGGCGAAGGGGAGTTGGCGGCCTTTGCGCGCCGGTTATGCTGCGTGCTGCATGATCTGGGACAGCGACCGCTGGCGGCGCTGTCGGGGGACCCGGCGGTATGGTCGGGGCTGGCGGCGTTGGTGATGGCGTTTCGCGGACAGCCGGAGGAAGGGGTGCTGCGGCGGATCCTTTCGGGGGCGCCGGACGAAAGCGAGTTGGAGCTGCAGGTGCTGTCGTATATTGTGAGAACCTACGAGCTGAGTCCCGCGGTGCTGGAGACGGCAGCGCGGGCGGCGAAGCCGCAACGCTGGGAGGCGCTGATGTCAACGGTCGCGGAAGCATGGATGCGGGAGGGCAAGGCCCAGGGTAGAGCCGAGGGCAAGGCCGAGGGCAAGGCCGAGACGCTGCTTCGTCTTCTGCAGCGGCGATTCGGTCCGGTTGCGGAGAGTGCTCGGGCACGGGTGGCGGACGGGTCGGCGGCGGAGATCGATGCCTGGTTCGATGCCCTGCTTGACGCGCACAGCCTGACGGAGGTGTTCGACGCCCAACCGCACTGA
- a CDS encoding HEAT repeat domain-containing protein: MPAPVLLTDQQVQDYLTHGYLVLRTGHPAAVHRSILRQIATLYATEGNPGNDILPRVPDLYRILGDPVVDGALRSLLGADYLVHPHRHCHENPSGSDGQEMHRDSYENDQNVRHHRTRWAMAFYYPQDVPLEMGPTAILPASQYYESRAQAHQHKELALCGAAGTVTVVHYDLWHRAMANTSGRHRYMVKFLFTRMSEPRSAAWDHRAAAFDTTDDDPPAALRRRMWDWMRAAEWSPAPDERSLDGWGQALEQSAEAERLRAAYALASRGADAVPHLVAALRRQAAGLRDRNLAADHTNPSQLDAVFGLSAVGAPAVPAVAALLDDDAWWVRAAAADVLGDMGETAHETVPQLTGVLADDSVWARRNAIEALGYLGPAAATAVPSLRRCLADALSRCLADSDSRVRHNAALTLAKLGPAAAAATPALRRATTDEEVYTRANAAVALDRIL, encoded by the coding sequence ATGCCGGCCCCTGTTCTGCTGACGGACCAACAGGTTCAGGACTACCTGACCCACGGCTACCTGGTGCTGCGCACCGGCCACCCGGCCGCGGTGCACCGCAGCATCCTGCGCCAGATCGCGACCTTGTACGCCACCGAGGGCAACCCGGGGAACGACATCCTGCCGCGGGTGCCCGACCTCTACCGGATCCTGGGCGACCCCGTGGTCGACGGCGCCCTGCGCAGCCTGCTCGGAGCCGACTACCTGGTGCATCCCCACCGTCACTGTCACGAGAACCCCAGCGGCTCGGACGGCCAGGAGATGCACCGGGACAGCTACGAGAACGACCAGAACGTGCGGCACCACCGTACCCGGTGGGCGATGGCGTTCTACTACCCCCAGGATGTTCCGCTGGAGATGGGCCCGACCGCCATCCTGCCGGCCAGCCAGTACTACGAGTCGCGCGCCCAGGCGCATCAGCACAAGGAATTGGCGCTGTGCGGCGCCGCCGGCACCGTGACCGTGGTCCACTATGACCTGTGGCACCGGGCCATGGCCAACACCTCAGGCCGCCACCGCTACATGGTCAAGTTCCTGTTCACCCGCATGAGCGAGCCGCGGTCGGCCGCCTGGGACCACCGCGCCGCGGCATTCGACACCACCGACGATGACCCGCCGGCCGCCCTGCGCCGCCGGATGTGGGACTGGATGCGGGCGGCGGAGTGGAGCCCGGCGCCCGACGAAAGGTCTCTTGACGGCTGGGGGCAGGCCCTGGAGCAGAGTGCGGAGGCGGAGCGGCTGCGCGCCGCCTATGCCCTGGCCAGTCGCGGCGCGGATGCGGTGCCGCACCTGGTGGCGGCGCTGCGGCGCCAGGCGGCGGGTCTGCGCGACCGCAACCTGGCGGCCGACCATACCAACCCCAGCCAGCTCGATGCCGTGTTCGGACTGTCAGCCGTCGGCGCGCCCGCCGTGCCGGCAGTGGCGGCGTTGCTCGACGACGACGCGTGGTGGGTGCGCGCCGCGGCCGCGGACGTGCTCGGCGACATGGGCGAGACCGCGCACGAGACGGTGCCTCAGCTTACCGGCGTGCTGGCCGACGACTCGGTCTGGGCACGGCGTAACGCGATCGAGGCGCTCGGCTACCTGGGGCCGGCCGCGGCGACTGCCGTTCCCTCGCTCAGGCGCTGCCTGGCTGACGCGCTCAGCCGGTGTCTGGCCGATTCGGACAGCCGGGTGCGCCACAACGCCGCCCTGACGCTGGCCAAACTGGGCCCCGCCGCCGCCGCCGCGACGCCCGCCCTGCGCCGCGCCACGACGGACGAGGAGGTCTACACCCGCGCCAACGCCGCGGTCGCCTTGGACCGCATCCTCTGA
- a CDS encoding type II toxin-antitoxin system HicA family toxin codes for MSRLPAPTGRQLIAALKRLGFEVVRTKGSHSFLRHADGRATVVPVHAGETIGRGLIAKILRDTELSADQLRNVL; via the coding sequence ATGAGCCGCCTGCCGGCCCCGACCGGCCGACAGCTCATTGCTGCGTTGAAGCGGCTCGGCTTTGAAGTCGTCCGCACGAAAGGCAGCCACTCGTTTCTGCGCCACGCAGACGGTCGCGCAACCGTGGTGCCGGTTCACGCCGGCGAGACTATCGGTCGCGGGCTGATCGCCAAGATCCTGCGTGACACCGAACTGAGCGCTGACCAACTGCGCAACGTCCTTTGA